The proteins below are encoded in one region of Streptomyces sp. NBC_00490:
- a CDS encoding DUF2397 family protein yields MGSRWSGLAAWFVSADGRESQARLLRGRALGTIPQLLAVVRQLNERRAGRSDCSAGSPSRWS; encoded by the coding sequence GTGGGTAGCCGGTGGTCGGGGCTGGCCGCCTGGTTCGTGTCGGCGGACGGCCGCGAGTCGCAGGCCCGCCTGCTGCGCGGGCGCGCTCTCGGCACGATCCCACAACTGCTGGCAGTGGTACGGCAGTTGAACGAGCGACGGGCCGGGCGTTCGGACTGCTCGGCCGGCTCGCCGAGCAGGTGGTCCTGA